One Jaculus jaculus isolate mJacJac1 chromosome 4, mJacJac1.mat.Y.cur, whole genome shotgun sequence genomic window, ATATTTAAAGAATCTATAACatgtatttattattgttgtaAGTAATTACAATACAATAAGCAGAAGAAAAGGATTTTATTATCTATGACACTCAAGTTTCATGTTTTTAGTTTAGGTGAAGTTCAGCCTGCAAGTGGTCTTGCAGGGACAGGATATGACTATTAGTACCCCACATGATGCTGTATACAAATCCAAACATCTTAGaatgtttttaaatgtcatttataAGAGACAACAAGTTATCCATATTATggtaagcatttttatttaatatgtaaatatatgatcAATAATTGTTCAAAATATGATTTTTGGATACTCTTGTGATTCATGCCTCAATCACCATGAAACTCAGACTGTTATTAAAAAGAaccttcccctctttcttcaCACTAAATTCTGGCTCTTGGAGGTCTTTCATAATTTCTGCTTTGAGATCTGGTGGGGCTGTTTTGCAAAAGTTGCAGGTTTCTGTCAAAAAATCCCAAAGCAGGGCTCCATTTTCGTTGCCATTAATAAAACAGTCAGTAATGTCCATGGTGGACAGGAGGTCATAgcactcatacttaatccccaggttTTCCAGCATCTGAGTGAGATCAGACGATGTGACATACTGGCAGAGGTCATCCCGGGGTAGGCGCGATCCATACTTTTcccatagcttcttccagctgcTACTTCCTGTGCAATAAAACAAAGTTCAGACTATTATTTACTCTTGTTTCACTTACTTTCCACCAGATGTTTGGGAAAGAGCAATGAACAAAATATTCTTACTCTTGGTGGCACTCAGCTCAAGGAgcacaggcagaggtaagatgattaaATAAGTGAACATGATGTAAGTGACAAGCTAATCAGAGCACACGAGAGGAAGAGTCAACATGTTTGAAGCACTGCTGTCTTGTCTACAATTATAGAGTCTGTTTAATAAGGTGACCCTGGGCACAGATCTGACAGCAACCATGTAGCTATCAGAGGGAAGATTTTTCCATATGGGCAGAAGAGCAACTACAAAGAGTTTGGATGGTGTAAGAGTGACAAGGGAAATAAATCAAGTACCACATCACTTAAGGCCAGGTTGGAAACCTTGACAATGCTTTCCAATGGAAGTTTCTGAACTGACAGACCTGTTTTATACTTGCACTAATATGGTAGTACCCACTCACTACTTGTGGTTGTGGAACACTTAAAATGTAACTAAAGAACTTATTTCATATTAAATTTCAATGTCAACCTTATAAGCAAAGTGATGTTACTTTCATATTGGATAGGACAACTCTAAGGTCAATTAGTTTCTATTTTAATAAGGCTACCCTGGTCATCTAGGGTGTAACAGTAAAAGCAGGGTAAACAGCAAGACTTTTGCAATAAGCTGGGTGATATGTGCTGGTAACCTAGGCCTGCAAGGTAACACATACAAGGAAATGCTTGTATGTATGGcttgtttgtctgtttatttgggggttttgagacagagtcttttgtatcccaggttgacctgggacttGCTATGCAGctaaagataaccttgaacttctgatccacttgactccacctcctgaatactgggattacaagtagcTGCTACCATGCCTATTCTTATGAGGTGTTGGGCACCAAACTCCAGGTTTCACACAATTAAGTAAACATCTACCTACTAACTGAGCTCTTCTATATTATGTTACTAGGTACAATGTGATGCCAACAACTTAGATATGGAGAATAGGGAAAGATAAGAGTCAAATTTCTGCTGGAGCACTTCAAACAAAAGTGTTATTATTGGAGATGGAAAGAAACATTCTTAAATATATAACAGCAATCTGGTTTGGGACATGTAAATACAAGACAACTATTGGTCATTGAGGCAGTGGTGCTACAAGTAAGGCAATGGTCTGCAGTTAAATAGTGAGGTTCCAAGAGTAAAGaatcaaatggaaagaaaatgccTAGAAAATCCATGATTTATTCCAATCATATGGGTGACTCATATCTACAAACAACTTACAGTATGGCTCCTTGGACTGCCAATAATTAAATTTGACTTCTACACATTTTGTCTCATACTACAGAAGATAATTTGGCAGTATTTTActgtatttaattaaaaattcaaccctcggagctggagagatggcttattgattaaggtgcttgcttacgaagcctaaggattcaggttctgttccccgtgacccacataagccagatgcacaaggtggtgcatgcatctgtttgcagtggctgaaggccatggtgcacccattgtctccctgcctcttcctcccccccccaacctctctcaaataaataaataaaactatttttttaattcaacccACCATAGAAGTTTAAAAAGACATTTAGGTTAAGATAAAGTTCCCAGATGTAGCTCAACCCAGGAGATTATCCAAAACAGGAAACGGTAAACAATAAATAGCCTACATAATTGATGTTCTGCTAATAATTCAACAGATGGTGAGAGGACTTCAATATTTACTCTAGGAAAAGGCAAAATTAGACTGAGGTAGAAAATATTACATAATcaattgaattaaaaaatgagccttgtgaacatgtattttaaaatctttcattTCAATCAGTGAGTTATCTTCCCAAGACAGGCCCTGTTAAacatcatcattatttttaacctgccagaaaaaaaaaagaaccaaacacTAACTTCAGAAAATTTGCTGGTGTCCATGCTATGACTCAGTGTGATTTCTGAAATGAGCAGCTACACACTTTCTGACTGATGCATTACCATAATGACTCCCAGTAAGTGCAACATATGGTATCACTTTGGCTTTCAATGTGATATAAAccagattctttttttcctcactaTATTACAAAGAAGCCATCATGTAGGTTAAGAATACGACAGACAGAAAACTGAGTGAATTTCTGTcccatttccttttatttgttagACTGCCTTTCCTTTAGCAACTCCCTCAACCAATGCCTGGCTATGACATTTGCAGCAATACACACCACATATTTTAGTTAGGATACTCATCATCTACAATACAATTCAAATACTTTGTTAGTATTACTGTTCCTTCCCATCACCAAATCAAATGTTTCGTTTTCATAATCAGTAACTTCTAAGTGAATATCTATGGAGTTGGACCAGTTCTATAATGGATGCTTAAAGAACACAGAAAAAAGTTTACTTTCCCCTTAACAGGATACATTCCAATACACTGACCATTGAATGTCTTCATTTAATTCTCATTTCAAATTCTTGTTCTAATTAGCTTGTCTGGCTATCACTATATGCAacaggcacatgtatgtgcatatgtgtgtgcatttttaaattttatttttagtttggagGGATGGTTCTAGGTAGAgcatcactctaacccaggctgacctggaaatcactctgtagttccaggctggtcttaaactcacagtaatcctcctatctctgctttctgagtgctgggattaaaggcatcactcAGCACCCCACACctgataatgttttttttttttttttaatattgtatttatttgcaagcagagagagaggagacagagggagtaTACTCACCAAGGCTTGCTTTCCactacaaactcaagatgcatgcaacacattgtgcatctggttttacgtgggtatgagggaatcaaacccagattgttaggctttgcaggcaagcaccttaactggtaacccatctctccagccccaagaatgtgTTTTTTATTGAAACATTTATTCTACTTTATTAAACCCATATGTAAATATTCAGAAGTTTGTGTAGTCTTAATTTTGAATCTGCATGTATCCATTCTTATGTGaaaaatattctctttcttttttggggggggtagacTTTTAAAGCTCATGATTCCTCAAGGTAGAAATAAACAACTATTCAATTTAGTTCGAGTATGTTTTGAGCATTTTCTATGTACCAAGGGCTTCATAAATGTCTATGAATAGACTGAGAGGCAAAGACCTTGCTCTCTGTGTTCCCTGGCAACTCTTCTGAGTGCCCTATGTGCCTCCAACGGAGAATATCAGGGGTCCTCATGAGTAAAGAAGTGTTGGGAGGTGGTATTAACCAAGTTTCTTGGATGAAGGCTGAGTCATTTGCTCTATGTTTTTAATTGTTACTGTGAGACAGAAAAAGTAAGGAATCTAGAAACATTTCAGGTAAACACTAAATTGACACTGAAAAACATATTTAACGGTACTATTTCCCTTTTCAGAtagcatatctttttaaaaaaaatatttgcaagcaaaaacagaaagagagaataggcatgtcaggacataattctactgcaaatgagctccagacatatgcaccactttgtgaatctggctttacatgggtgctagggaatcaaacccaggctgttaggctccgcaagcaagtgcctttaaccaatgagacaTCTCTAACCCCTAGCATATCATTTTTAACTGCAAAGTAAGCTACGTCGAGAAAAgtgctttatttttatactttaaattatgtttaattaatctatttctgatgaataaaagcaaaaaactgattttatttatttatttatttttatttatttatttatttattttgtgagatgcagagatggcttagcatttaaggtcccacataagccaggcccACAAAATAATACAagtatgcaaggttgcacatgcacacaaggggaatcacacatctggagttcaattgcagtggctggagaccctaggatgccaattctgtctctctctgtgtgtctcataaaaagggccagtctgttgagcttgcctcaaagaaaaaaaaaaagaaaaactgaaacttttaaaatcttagtagaaagtataaaatataaattaaagtatctattttctccttttactcagcgttttttttttaagaagaaatgggCGTAATATTTTTTCTACAGTGATAAAAACCTTTTGTAATATGTAATGACTGATAATAGAAAGAGGTTATCTGAGTATCAAGTTTAACAAATTGACCACAATTAATTCTGTTACTATTTCTAGGAACAATACTGTAAAAATGTTTTCCTCTTTATGACAGCAGCCTCCTGTGGTATAATTAGTTGGGAAAACTTAGGAACGGTCTACcttaaaagtgaataaaataattctaccatctaaaataaattgaataaCTTTTGGCCCAAAATACATGTTTTTAGAAAGctactgggggctggggagacagttccATGGGCCAAGTGCAGGtggcgcaagcatgaggaccacgTTTggacaccagcacacacacaatgTGAGACATGATAGTGTTGAATTCCAGTGCTGGGCAGTAGAACAGGGAGTCCCTGAGCCTCAAGGGCTGGTGAGTCTACATAAAATGGTGAGCCCCAATGTCAGGAAgaggactttgtctcaaaaaataaggtgaagagtgactgaAGAAATAGGGCCAACATCACCCGCTAGCCCCCAAATACAAGTGCAcccccacacatatacatgcacacagcacatacaaaactttttttttttaataaaatatacctGAGGCTCAGAAACAAAGTTCACACAGGACAGAAGTGCTATAGCAGCCATATATTCTGGGTCATCATACCTCTTCATTGGGTCTATTTTGGTTTTCACATTTATTGATGCCAATAAGCCAAGGACTGAATTAACTCTTCATTAAGCATCACCAGAAAACTATCTATAAGGAAATGTTTTTTCTGAAACTtaggctgattttttttctttttttttttttttttttttggcagactTGCAGAATACTGTCTTTGGCACTCAAGTATTTAACTTTTGAAAATGTCTGATTCATTCTCCAGTAAGAACATAGATCTGATGTTGACATGAAACATATCTCTTTGGATGAATTTCTTTGTGGAATACTTTTTCTGATTTATTGATGTAGACCATCAAGAGCAGATTTCCCACACTGTGGACAGTTAACTTTGCTTTTGTATGTCTAATGCAAAGTGCTTTTGCCACATGTCCTGAAACATAGGTTAATAGAAACCATCTGGTTTATATAATCCCTTCCAAATGGAAAGTCAGATCTTTCCCACTTAGGTAAGTACTTCTGACTAACTAGAGATTAAAATAGTGAGCAGAAGGTTCTCACGGGTGAGTGAGTTGTGTGCAGGAGCTCCCTGTGACCAAATCCTCACATGAAGTCAAGTATAAGGTTAAAGGCCACAACAGCACTTTCCAGTTTTAAAGCTATTCCTTATATTTGAGAATAAATTCATTTCATGACATATGGTTTTATAGTATGGTGTCTATAATTTTGTAAGGGTTATAAAAGCTGTGTATTTAGAACCAACCCATCCATAAAAGGTGAAACATCTATAATAAGTCTAAATTAAAGGGGTGCTATAGAGCTGGGCATGCatagtgacacatacctgtaagcCCTCAGAAGACTGAAGCAGAACAATCATGAACCTTGAAGGCAGTCTGAGCTACACAGTTGCATTATatctcaaagagaaaaagaaagaaagaaagaggaaagaaagaaggagcaagaaagaagagggaggaaggaagaaggggaagagggaggaaaaggaagaaagaaaaagagagagagggagggaggggaggaaggagggtaaggaagaaaataaatataaaataaataaataaataaaataaataaaaaaaataaataaagatagaagaaagaaacagagagagagaaaggaaggaaggaaggaaggaaggaaggaaggaaggaaggaaggaaggaaggaaggaaggaaggcaggaaggcagggaaAAAGTGCCCTAATGAATGAATGGCCTTAATAATGTCAGTGCTTCATTTGCTAAAATTAATGCTTCCTATATGGCATTTACTATAACTCTGGATGCAACTTACAATAATCAAATGCTTTCTTTGAAAACTAAGATACCACAAATCATTTATTTACATGGACCATTTTTAATAGATATTTGAGAAAAGCTATTAATGAACAATTGTGTTAATGGatttagaaatgcaaattaatgaaatattatggcatcacaaatatttaaatttttatttgcttattagtaAATAATGACATCAAGTTCTTGATGTAGTCCATCAATTCACTGTTTACTTGCATTTTAGAGTTATTATCACTTGGATTTTTTATTCTACAAAAGAATGCATATATAAAGGACAAGGTCTTTTCTggagaaaaaagtaaatacatgTATTCCACTAGAACCCTAAGCTAAGAACTGTTGTAACATTTCTAATAGTGTAAAAATTAATTGAAGATTAATTTCAATAACTTCATAAGAGAGACAAGAACATATTAGCTTTCTCTAAATACATGAgtccatgcatacatgcacaatgTCTGTTTCAAAATTCAGGCTGAATGAAATAGCTTACCTGACACAAGAATAATGAGAATCTTAGCATTAGTAGCTAAGAGACTATGGAAGAATTTCACAGTAGCTGGGATGTCTTTTACATAATACAGCATCTAgatgggagggaaagaaaaatgaatactcCCTGTAGAATCTTTGTTGTTTGGACTAGATGCTCACTGGAAAGTCTGATTTTCAAATTGAGTAAATTTTtatcaaagaaaacaattttctctACTGCTAGAAATGAATAGAAAACTGGGGCTTTTTGCTTCCTAGtcaagtgttctgccactgaacTATCCCTGCTCTAGAGCCAAATACCTTTATATTTACCTTCTGGTTTCTCTAATACAGGTGACAAACATTTATAGCTGGAAACATTTAAATTCCATTCCACAATAGGACATTGAGCCTATATGCAATTCTATATTGTGTGAGTTTTAGTGCTCCTAGAAGAAAACGGGGCTAGCATCACAAAAATAGGCCCTATTTCATGGGATGCTGCATTAAAATTAAGCCTTTTGCATGAGTTTCTCCATATGTTCACATAtactcccccccccttttaatcACAGAAAATGTGATAGGCTATGGTGTTGACAGAGTCTCCAGGAAATTGGGCAGGATAGTGTATGAAGTTTTGTGCTTACTCACAGGATAATAGGGGTCAGCTTTCCCAGTTTTAATAATTCCAGCCCAACCCTTGGTGAAGTGCATGCTTTCTACCCAGCATGGAGCTTGAATGCCTTGAAAGGGAGAGATTTCTCCTAATGATATACaacctaaagcagctagagaaactATCCAGCAGATACATATTGATCACTGTTGAGCAAGAACTCAACATTCTGCAGGGTAACAAAATTCACTGCATAAAGTTCAAACAATTTAAGCTATGAATTtcatatgaatgaatgaaagaaaataccCCTGCATATGACCCATGTCACCTCAGAAACCAAGTTTAGTACCAGGTTATACCACAGGTACCTCAATACAGTTAATCCACAGAATAGCAAATAATCTAAGGCACAACCAGAGGAAAATGAGGCAATGGGCTGTAGCAGATGCCTGAACTTCTATCTAAGACACACTGAGATCTCCTGTTAATAATGAATACTAAgctgaaaaaaaatgtcatgagAATGTTAAGATTATAAACAGCAATGAAGAGACATAGCTTAGAAAAATACAGAGTAgataaggaaggagagaagggtgaAGTGGTAGTAGAGAAGGAAGCAGTattgtaagaaagaaaagaatgaatgtgGAAGTCCTGAGAGACATCAGAAAAAGAAGTAGATAtcacagggtatggtggcacatgcctttaatcccagctcttaggaggcagaggtaggaggatcactgtgagtttgaggccagcctgggaaaacagagcaagttccagatcaggctaggctagagtaagaccttacctcaggaggggaaaaaaataagaaaaacgaaaaaaaataaagtttatcttTAGGGCCATAATGTTTTATAGAAGGAGGAAGAATGGGATCCAGGAAATAAGTGAAGAAAATGACCTTTGGTAAGCAGCTTTTGTAACAAGATGAAAGGCGAGAGAAGTGCAGCAGCTATGTTTGCAAGTTTAGGGGGTAAAAGATGAATTTTCACTGGATGATTTCTTCCCTATGAAATGTATGAAGTGAAATCTTCAGTTAGGAAGGAATGATGAGAAGCAGAATACAAGAGAACTAAGGACAGGGGGACCAGGAAATAGATGTATGAGAAGAGAAAATGTCTAATACAGAAATATCCTGGGTTTTCTGGGCAATGTGAACTATTTGCCCATacacttgttggccagggaggtccctgatgcccccaaaacattataggtcattgccaaggcccttggtttcccaccaggaataaatggtaagaccctatgatgaagactccacatacttgggctgcaaggccactgagaaatcccattggaactgagctgataacctcctccgtgtagaccagctgacagaaagctggaagaagccattctgcatgcagttcaataggagaaagagaaatcaccagtaaagatactcaacagtggacactgcaagccttatatttggctagacaggccaaatgagccaatgggtgcaaaagtggcacgtctatcatggtggaaactaaataccctctaatgggactggaggcccgctccatgggagggaatatatccctgatactgaaaactcaaaACAGGGATAGtagtgagccctaggggtataaagtctgctgctgtctggctaaatgtatatactatgcttatcaaactgcccagtaagcacttctcttaatgttcatacccctatagtaatgctactctcacttttggtagagaatcttctcttttcagatgacagtgaccttgggatgactcagaaggcatcatggtgctggatagaagtgaccggagtgctcggcactactctatcacaccttacaaggctcagggtctaatgcagtaGAGATAAGGATTGCCTACATGTATCAACCTTGAAGCCACTTCCTCCTTTGGCATCGCATGAGCTTATCCTATAGGGTGACCATGGTTATGGACTACATGAAAGAAGGAGGGTCTTGTTGCTAATCA contains:
- the Hnmt gene encoding histamine N-methyltransferase; the encoded protein is MASSLRSLFTDHGRYVEAFRSFLGNSTEHQCMQEFMDTKLPDIIARIGDAKSEIKILSIGGGAGEIDLQILSKVQAQFPGVCINNEIVEPSAEQIAKYKELVANTSNLENIKFAWHKETSSEYQNRMMDKKEIQKWDFIHMIQMLYYVKDIPATVKFFHSLLATNAKILIILVSGSSSWKKLWEKYGSRLPRDDLCQYVTSSDLTQMLENLGIKYECYDLLSTMDITDCFINGNENGALLWDFLTETCNFCKTAPPDLKAEIMKDLQEPEFSVKKEGKVLFNNSLSFMVIEA